Part of the Streptomyces sp. f51 genome is shown below.
TGCTCGGCGACTCCGTGTCGGTCTACCTGGACGGCGGCCCGACCCCCGGCAACGTGCCCTCCTCGATCGTCGACGTCACCGGCAAGGTGCCCGTCCTGCTGCGCGCGGGCGCCCTGTCGGCGGAGGAGCTCCGCAAGGTCGTACCCGACCTCGAGGTGGCGAATTGACAGCCCCCGAGCCCTCCGGGCTCCCGGCCCGGCCCGAGCAGGGAGCATCCCCATGCGTGGCATAGGCACGGGGATCACCGGGTCCGGCGGATCCCCGAGCGGGTCCTTCCGCATCCTCCACGTCAGCACCGGCAACGTGTGCCGCTCGCCGATCACCGAGCGGCTGACCCGGCATGCCCTGGCGGACCGGCTGGGCGACCCCCTGTGGGGCGGGCTCATCGTGGAGAGCGCCGGCACCTGGGGCCACGAGGGCGCGCCCATGGAGGCCAACGCGGCGACCGTCCTGACCGACTTCGGCGCGGACCCCTCGGGCTTCGTGGGGCGCGAGCTCCTCGACGACCACGTCATCCGCGCCGACCTGGTCCTGACGGCCACCCGCGACCACCGCGCCCAGGTCATCTCCATGGGCCACTCCGCGGGCCTGCGCACCTTCACCCTCAAGGAGTTCACCCGGCTGGTGCGCGCCATAGACACCGCGACCCTGCCGCCCCTGGAGGACGGTGTGGTCGAGCGGGCCGTGGCCCTGGTGCGGGCCGCCGCCGCCCTGCGCGGCTGGCTGCTGGCCCCGACCGCGGAGGCCGACGAGGTGTACGACCCCTACGGGGCGCCCCTGCCGTTCTTCCGGTCCATCGGGGACGAGATCAACGAGGCACTGGATCCGGTCGTCACCGCTCTGACGGGGGTACCCGCGCGGACGTGACACCGGGCGTTGCACCGGTCCCGGTCCTACATTGGACATAAGCGTCCCCCCGCAGATGTCCGGAGTCCACCATGCCGGTCGCCACCATGCCCGCAGCGGATGTACTGAGCCGCCAGGACCCCGAGCTCGGGGAGATCCTGAACGGTGAGCTGGACCGGCAGTCGACCACGCTCCAGCTGATCGCGGCCGAGAACTTCACGTCACCGGCCGTGCTGGCCGCGCTCGGCTCGCCGCTGGCGAACAAGTACGCGGAGGGGTATCCCGGCGCCCGCCATCACGGCGGCTGCGAGATCGTCGACGTCGCCGAGCGGATCGCCGTCGACCGCGCCAAGGCCCTCTTCGGCGCCGATCACGTCAACGTCCAGTCCCACTCCGGCAGTTCGGCCGTTCTGGCCGCCTACGCCGCCCTGCTGCGCCCCGGTGACACCGTTCTGGCGATGGGGCTGCCCTTCGGCGGTCACCTCACCCATGGATCGCCCGCGAACTTCTCCGGACGCTGGTTCGACTTCGTCGGCTACGGCGTCGGGGCGGAGTCGGGGCTGATCGACTACGAGCAGGTGCGCACCCTGGCCCGCGCCCGCCGCCCCAAGGCCGTCGTCTGCGGGTCGATCTCGTATCCCCGGCACATCGACTACGCGCTGTTCCGGGAGATCGCCGACGAGGTCGGCGCCTATCTCATCGCGGACGCCGCCCACACGATCGGCCTCGTCGCGGGCGGGGCGGCGCCGAACCCGGTGCCGTACGCCGATGTCGTGTGCGCCACCACCCACAAGGTGCTGCGGGGGCCGCGCGGCGGCATGCTCCTGTGCGGCGGCGAACTGGCCGAGCGGGTCGACCGGGCCGTGTTCCCGTTCACGCAGGGCGGTGCGCAGATGAACACCATCGCGGCCAAGGCGGTCGCGTTCGGCGAGGCGGCGACCCCGGCCTTCACGGCGTACGTCCATCAGGTGACCGCCAACGCGCGGGTGCTGGCCGCGGGTCTGGAGGCGGAGGGGCTCGTGGTCACCACGGGCGGCACCGACACCCATCTGCTGGTCGCGGATCCCGCGCCGCTCGGCGTCGAGGGACGCGAGGCGCGGGGCCGGCTCGCCGCCGCCGGTATGGTCCTCGACACCTGTGCGCTGCCTCACGGTGACACCCGCGGCCTGCGGCTCGGGACCGCCGCGCTGACCACCCAGGGGATGGGCGAGCCGGAGATGGCACGGGTCGCGGCCCTGTTCGCCGGGGTGCTGCGGGACGAGATCGACGGCCGCGGGGCACGGGACGAGGTGCGGGATCTCACCGGTAGATTTCCGCCTTATCCGGACTGACCGGGGGTACGCGTACCGGACCGCACAGCCACACGTGCAACCATCGTCGCTACCCGAAAGTCCTCAACCATATGCGTGCATCGCTAGGGTGTGGGGCTGTGATGGCCAGCGAGACCTGTGGGGAAGCCCGTGCGTGAATACCTGCTGACGCTCTGCATCACGGCCGCGGTGACGTACCTGCTGACAGGGCCGGTACGGAAATTCGCGATCGTGGCCGGAGCCATGCCGGAAATCCGGGCGCGCGACGTGCACCGTGAACCCACGCCGAGGCTCGGCGGCATCGCGATGTTCTTCGGGCTGTGCGCCGGTCTGCTGGTCGCGGACCACCTGAAGAACCTCAACGCGGTCTTCTCGAACTCAAACGAACCGCGCGCCCTGCTCTCCGGAGCCGCGCTGATCTGGCTGATCGGTGTGCTGGACGACAAGTTCGAGATCGACGCCCTGATCAAGCTGGGCGGCCAGATGATCGCCGCCGGTGTGATGGTCATGCAGGGCCTGACGATCCTGTGGCTGCCGATCCCGGGCGTCGGGCTGGTCGCGCTGACCCAGTGGCAGGGCACGCTGCTGACGGTGGCGCTCGTCGTCATCACCATCAACGCGGTCAACTTCGTGGACGGTCTCGACGGACTGGCCGCGGGCATGGTGTGCATCGCGTCCGCCGCGTTCTTCCTGTACGCCTACCGGATCTGGTACTCGTACGGCATCGAGGCCGCCGCCCCCGCGACGCTGTTCGCGGCGATCCTGATGGGCATGTGCCTGGGCTTCCTGCCGCACAACATGCACCCCGCGCGGATCTTCATGGGCGACTCGGGTTCCATGCTGATCGGTCTGGTGCTGGCCGCCGGCGCCATCTCCATCACCGGGCAGATCGACCCCGACGTGATGAACCTGTTCTCCGGTTCCGAGCGCAACACCGTGCACCAGACGGTGCCGGTGTTCATCCCGCTGCTGCTGCCGCTGACGATCATCGCGATCCCGGCCGCCGACCTGGTGCTCGCGATCGTGCGGCGCACCTGGCGCGGGCAGTCGCCGTTCGCCGCCGACCGGGGACATCTGCACCACCGCCTCCTGGAGGTCGGCCACTCGCACAGCCGCGCGGTCCTGATCATGTACTTCTGGTCGGCGCTGATCGCCTTCGGCGCTCTCGCGTACTCGGTCAACTCCGGTGCCATGTGGAGCGTGCTCGCCATCGCGGCGCTCAGCGCCGTCGGTCTCGTACTGCTTCTGCTGCCCCGCTTCACGCCGCGTGCCCCGCGCTGGGCCGAGCACCTCCTGCCGCCCCGCTACCGGCGCCGCAGGGCCGCCGCGGCCGCCCAGGACGGTGCGCCCGTGACCCACGAGGCGGCGCCCGCAGGCGAGCCGGAGGAGGCGCGCGAGCACCGTGCTCCGGCGGCGGCGGGAGTCGCGGGAGTCAACGGAGCGACGGCCATCGGTACCCGTGCGCGGCTCCTCGACCGGCGTGAGGCCGAGTCCTCGCGCTGAGCCGAAGGTAAGAATCTGACTAACGCGTGACCAAATCGTGGGGTAGTAAAGCGTCCCAATAACAGACAAAGCGGCGCTTGAAATGCACAGACGCGCAGCTTCACTCTCATGTGTGACAGTCAGCACACCAACCAGGTAAAGACCTCATCAAATAGTTTGTGATACGGTTCACGAGAACCCAGGGCAGAGCCGAAGGACCCCTGTACGACGGTCCTTTGGCGTGAGGTTCTCTCTCAGCCCGGGACTACGCTCGTCCATGACGACACGCCCCCCTTAGCAAGCGGAGTTGCCGCCATGCCGTCCAATGACGCCCGGATCCTCCTTCAGGCCGCTGTACCCACAGCTGCCGTCGGCGCGATTGCCGCCGTCGTCAGCGGTGTGGTCGCCGGCGGCAAGGGAGCGCTCGGGGCGATCGTCGCGACGCTGGTCGTGATCCTCTTCATGGGGCTGGGCCTCTACGTTTTGCAGCGCACTGCCAAATCGCTTCCGCACTTGTTCCAGGCGATGGGCCTCTTGCTCTACACGGCGCAGATTCTTCTGCTGTTCATCTTTGTCGCCGCGTTCAAGAACACATCGCTGTTCAATCCCAAGTCCTTCGCGCTCACCCTGGTCGCCACCACCCTCGTGTGGATCGGCGCCCAGGCGCGTGCCCATATGAAGGCCAAGATCCTCTACGTCGAACCCGACTCCTCGAAGGCCGAAAAGCCCGAGAACAAGGGGCACTCGTCGTGAGGGGTAGGGCCGGGATAAGTGCACGTAGGAGATCCTGCTATCGTCCGGTGCCAACTGCGGCATCGCGGGCGCGGGCATCTGAGCTGACGCCTGTTCGATCGCGAGGCTTGATGCCCCTCTGCCGCCCCCACATCCGTAACACCAGTCCAGTGCCGAACCGCGGCTGCGCGCCGCGCCGACACAACGAGGTTGCCGTACCTATGCGCCACGCTGAAGGAGCCCGCGGTGAGTGCTGACCCGACGCAGGTGCTCGCTTTCGAGACCGACTGCCACATCTTCGAGAACAACGGTTGTGGCTTCCCGGCACCCGGCCTGCACTCGTTCCTGTTCGAGCCCCTCTGGGGCAACGGGGACAGCAACTTGTACTTCAACAAGACGATGCTCCTGGCGCTGCTCGGCTCGCTCGTCGTCGTCGCCTTCTTCTGGGCCGCCTTCCGCAAGCCGAAGGTCGTCCCGGGCAAGCTCCAGATGGTGGCCGAGACCGGCTACGACTTCATCCGGCGCGGCGTCGTCTACGAGACGATCGGCAAGAAGGAGGGCGAGAAGTACGTCCCGCTGGTCGTCTCGCTGTTCTTCTTCATCTGGATGATGAACCTCTGGTCGATCATTCCGGTCGCCCAGTTCCCGGTCACGGCGATCATCTCGTACCCCGCGGTACTGGCCGGCATCGTCTACATCGTCTGGGTGTCCCTGACGTTCAAGCGCCACGGATTCGTCGGAGCGTTCAAGAACTTCAGCGGCTACGACAAGTCGCTCGGCCCGGTTCTCCCGCTGGCCATGTTCATCGAGCTGCTCTCGAACCTGATCGTCCGGCCGTTCACTCACGCGGTGCGACTCTTCGCGAACATGTTCGCGGGTCACACGCTGCTGCTGCTGTTCACGATCGCCACCTGGTACCTGCTCAACGGCCTCGGGATCGTCTACTCGGGCGTCTCGTTCATCATGGTCATCGTCATGACGGCCTTCGAGCTGTTCATCCAGGCCCTTCAGGCGTACGTGTTCGTGCTGCTGACCTGCACCTTCATCCAGGGCGCGCTGGCCGAGCACCACTGAGCGGCGCCCCTCTCTCGACCCCGCAGTCGTCCGGTGGCCAACCCCCACCGGTCCGTAAAGAAAAGGAAGAACTGGCATGTCCCAGACCCTTGCCGCTGTCTCCGGCTCGCTCGGCTCGATCGGTTACGGCCTCGCGGCCATCGGCCCCGGCGTCGGCGTCGGCATCATCTTCGGTAACGGCACCCAGGCTCTCGCCCGTCAGCCCGAGGCCGCCGGTCTGATCCGCGCCAACCAGATCCTCGGCTTCGCCTTCTGTGAGGCGCTCGCCCTCATCGGTCTGGTCATGCCGTTCGTCTACGGCACCTGATCCACCCGATCAGCGACAGCCCACTAGACGAAAGGCACTGACATGAGCCACATGCTCATTCTGGCGGCCGAGAAGGAAAACCCTCTCATCCCGCCGATTCCCGAGCTTGTCATCGGCCTGCTCGCCTTCGTCATCGTCTTCGGCTTCCTGGCCTGGAAGCTGCTCCCGAACATCAACAAGGTTCTGGAGCAGCGTCGCGAGGCCATCGAGGGCGGTATCGAAAAGGCCGAGGCCGCGCAGACCGAGGCCCAGAGCGTGCTCGAGCAGTACAAGGCTCAGCTCGCCGAGGCCCGTCACGAGGCCGCGCGCCTGCGCCAGGACGCACAGGAGCAGGGCGCCACGCTCATCGCCGAGATGCGCGCGGAAGGCCAGCGGCAGCGCGACGAGATCGTCGCCGCCGGCCACACGCAGATCGAGGCCGACCGCAAGGCCGCCGCACAGTCGCTGCGTCAGGACGTCGGCACGCTTGCCACCGACCTGGCCGGCAAGCTCGTCGGCGAGTCCCTCGAGGACCACGCCCGCCAGAGCCGTGTCATCGACCGTTTCCTCTCCGAGCTTGAGGAGAAGGCCGAGGCGGCTCGATGACTGCACACGGAGCGAGCCGCGAGGCAACCGCAGCCGCACGTGAGCGTCTCGACGCGCTGACGGACTCGACGTCCGTGGACGCGGCCCTGCTCGCCGACGAGCTGGCCGCGGTCACCACGCTGCTCCACCGCGAGGTGTCGCTGCGTCGGGTCCTCACCGACCCGGCGCAGCCCGGCGAGGCCAAGGCCGAGCTGGTCCAGCGCCTGCTCGGCGGCCAGGTGGGCGGCAGCGCCGCGGACCTGGTGTCCGGCATGGTGCGCTCCCGCTGGTCGCAGCCCCGCGACCTGGTGGACGCCCTCGAGGAACTCGCCGCCACCGCCGACCTCACGGCGGCGCAGCGGACGGGCGCGCTCGACGACGTCGAGGACGAGCTGTTCCGCTTCGGCCGGATCGTCGCCTCGAACACCGAGCTGCGCGCCGCGCTGACCGACCGGGCCGCCACCACGGCGGCCAAGAGCGAGCTGCTGCGCAGCCTGCTCGGCGGCCGGGCCGACGTGACGACCGAGCGTCTGGTGACGCGCCTCGTGACCGCGCCCCGCGGACGTAGCCTGGAAGCGGGACTCGAGTCCCTGTCCAAGCTCGCCGCCGAG
Proteins encoded:
- a CDS encoding protein-tyrosine-phosphatase — protein: MRGIGTGITGSGGSPSGSFRILHVSTGNVCRSPITERLTRHALADRLGDPLWGGLIVESAGTWGHEGAPMEANAATVLTDFGADPSGFVGRELLDDHVIRADLVLTATRDHRAQVISMGHSAGLRTFTLKEFTRLVRAIDTATLPPLEDGVVERAVALVRAAAALRGWLLAPTAEADEVYDPYGAPLPFFRSIGDEINEALDPVVTALTGVPART
- the glyA gene encoding serine hydroxymethyltransferase — encoded protein: MPAADVLSRQDPELGEILNGELDRQSTTLQLIAAENFTSPAVLAALGSPLANKYAEGYPGARHHGGCEIVDVAERIAVDRAKALFGADHVNVQSHSGSSAVLAAYAALLRPGDTVLAMGLPFGGHLTHGSPANFSGRWFDFVGYGVGAESGLIDYEQVRTLARARRPKAVVCGSISYPRHIDYALFREIADEVGAYLIADAAHTIGLVAGGAAPNPVPYADVVCATTHKVLRGPRGGMLLCGGELAERVDRAVFPFTQGGAQMNTIAAKAVAFGEAATPAFTAYVHQVTANARVLAAGLEAEGLVVTTGGTDTHLLVADPAPLGVEGREARGRLAAAGMVLDTCALPHGDTRGLRLGTAALTTQGMGEPEMARVAALFAGVLRDEIDGRGARDEVRDLTGRFPPYPD
- a CDS encoding MraY family glycosyltransferase; the encoded protein is MREYLLTLCITAAVTYLLTGPVRKFAIVAGAMPEIRARDVHREPTPRLGGIAMFFGLCAGLLVADHLKNLNAVFSNSNEPRALLSGAALIWLIGVLDDKFEIDALIKLGGQMIAAGVMVMQGLTILWLPIPGVGLVALTQWQGTLLTVALVVITINAVNFVDGLDGLAAGMVCIASAAFFLYAYRIWYSYGIEAAAPATLFAAILMGMCLGFLPHNMHPARIFMGDSGSMLIGLVLAAGAISITGQIDPDVMNLFSGSERNTVHQTVPVFIPLLLPLTIIAIPAADLVLAIVRRTWRGQSPFAADRGHLHHRLLEVGHSHSRAVLIMYFWSALIAFGALAYSVNSGAMWSVLAIAALSAVGLVLLLLPRFTPRAPRWAEHLLPPRYRRRRAAAAAQDGAPVTHEAAPAGEPEEAREHRAPAAAGVAGVNGATAIGTRARLLDRREAESSR
- the atpB gene encoding F0F1 ATP synthase subunit A; protein product: MSADPTQVLAFETDCHIFENNGCGFPAPGLHSFLFEPLWGNGDSNLYFNKTMLLALLGSLVVVAFFWAAFRKPKVVPGKLQMVAETGYDFIRRGVVYETIGKKEGEKYVPLVVSLFFFIWMMNLWSIIPVAQFPVTAIISYPAVLAGIVYIVWVSLTFKRHGFVGAFKNFSGYDKSLGPVLPLAMFIELLSNLIVRPFTHAVRLFANMFAGHTLLLLFTIATWYLLNGLGIVYSGVSFIMVIVMTAFELFIQALQAYVFVLLTCTFIQGALAEHH
- the atpE gene encoding ATP synthase F0 subunit C, encoding MSQTLAAVSGSLGSIGYGLAAIGPGVGVGIIFGNGTQALARQPEAAGLIRANQILGFAFCEALALIGLVMPFVYGT
- a CDS encoding F0F1 ATP synthase subunit B — translated: MSHMLILAAEKENPLIPPIPELVIGLLAFVIVFGFLAWKLLPNINKVLEQRREAIEGGIEKAEAAQTEAQSVLEQYKAQLAEARHEAARLRQDAQEQGATLIAEMRAEGQRQRDEIVAAGHTQIEADRKAAAQSLRQDVGTLATDLAGKLVGESLEDHARQSRVIDRFLSELEEKAEAAR
- a CDS encoding F0F1 ATP synthase subunit delta, producing the protein MTAHGASREATAAARERLDALTDSTSVDAALLADELAAVTTLLHREVSLRRVLTDPAQPGEAKAELVQRLLGGQVGGSAADLVSGMVRSRWSQPRDLVDALEELAATADLTAAQRTGALDDVEDELFRFGRIVASNTELRAALTDRAATTAAKSELLRSLLGGRADVTTERLVTRLVTAPRGRSLEAGLESLSKLAAERRDRMVAVVTSAVPLSDGQKQRLGAALAKLYGRPMHLNLDVDPDVLGGIRVQVGDEVINGSIADRLEDAARRMAS